ATTGAATGGCCCGCTCGAACGACACCGCTGCAGTCGATGCGTGATGGACGACGACGCCGACCCCGCGATTCGGTTTGACGCGAACCAAGTCTGTTCCTACTGTCGCGAATGGGACGATCTTAAAGCAAACCACGTTTTGACCGCGGACCGGGCGAGTTCCGAATGCAAACGTATTGTCGGAGAAATCCGCGAAGCGGGTCGTGGCAAGGAATATGACTGCGTTCTGGGAATCAGCGGTGGCGTGGACAGTACCTATTTGGCGTATATGGCCAAAGAGCTTGGATTGAGGCCCTTGGTCTTTCACTTCGATAATGGATGGAACTCTGAGCTGGCGGTCAAGAATATCGAAAATATCTGTCGACGATTGGGTTTTCATCTTCATACGCACGTTGTTGAGTGGGATGAATTTCGTGATCTGCATTTGGCCTATTTGAAAGCCTCAGTGATCGATATCGAAGTTCCGACCGACCATGCCATCAATGCGCTCGGGATGTTGACGGCGGCCCGAATCGGCGTTCGATTCGTTCTTACGGGATGCAATTTCGCAACGGAGTCGCCTCTCCCAAAGGCGTGGGTTTGGGAAAAGATGGACCTACTCAATCTCCGCGCGATTCAGCGCCGCTACGGGACGAAGAGATTAAAAACCCTTCCAATGCTCGGATTCTTGAAAGGCAGTTACTATCAGGTAGTGAAAAGAATTCGCTTCATTGACCTTTTGAATTTTCTTCCCTACCAAAAAGACCGGGCCAAAACGACGATCGAAAGGGTACTCGGCTGGCGCGATTACGGAGGAAAGCATTACGAGTCGATCTTCACGCGCTTTTATCAGGGCTACATCCTTCCCACGAAGTTCGGCGTGGATAAACGAAAGGCTCATTTG
The DNA window shown above is from Bdellovibrionota bacterium and carries:
- a CDS encoding N-acetyl sugar amidotransferase, encoding MGVEQTKLNGPLERHRCSRCVMDDDADPAIRFDANQVCSYCREWDDLKANHVLTADRASSECKRIVGEIREAGRGKEYDCVLGISGGVDSTYLAYMAKELGLRPLVFHFDNGWNSELAVKNIENICRRLGFHLHTHVVEWDEFRDLHLAYLKASVIDIEVPTDHAINALGMLTAARIGVRFVLTGCNFATESPLPKAWVWEKMDLLNLRAIQRRYGTKRLKTLPMLGFLKGSYYQVVKRIRFIDLLNFLPYQKDRAKTTIERVLGWRDYGGKHYESIFTRFYQGYILPTKFGVDKRKAHLSSLIRTGQMTRQEALAELSKPPYAAQLLKTDREFVLKKLGLTDERFDEIMRKPRVEHDQFPSYRKAHYRYHKQLFDLIRPVTRLLKRGAAR